One Pseudomonas rhizophila DNA window includes the following coding sequences:
- the fliG gene encoding flagellar motor switch protein FliG has protein sequence MSDNRAAVAKLSRVDKAAILLLSLGSTDAAQVLRHMGPKEVQRVGVAMAQMGNVHREQVEQVMSEFVDIVGDQTSLGVGSDDYVRKMLTQALGEDKANGLIDRILLGGNTSGLDSLKWMEPRAVADVIRYEHPQIQAIVVAYLDPDQAGEVLGNFDHKVRLDIILRVSSLNTVQPAALKELNQILEKQFSGNSNASRTTLGGIKRAADIMNFLDSSIEGQLMDSIREFDEDLSGQIEDLMFVFNNLSDVDDRGIQALLREVSSDVLVLALKGSDEGVKEKIFKNMSKRAAELLRDDLEAKGPVRVSDVETAQKEILTIARRMAEAGEIVLGGKGGEEMI, from the coding sequence ATGAGTGATAATCGAGCCGCTGTTGCCAAATTGTCCCGGGTCGACAAAGCCGCGATTTTGCTGCTGTCCCTGGGATCGACCGACGCCGCCCAAGTGTTGCGTCACATGGGGCCCAAGGAGGTCCAGCGCGTGGGCGTGGCCATGGCGCAGATGGGCAACGTGCACCGTGAGCAGGTCGAACAGGTGATGAGCGAGTTCGTCGACATCGTCGGCGACCAGACCAGCCTGGGCGTCGGATCTGACGACTACGTGCGCAAAATGCTCACCCAGGCCCTGGGCGAGGACAAGGCCAATGGCCTGATCGACCGGATTCTGCTGGGCGGCAATACCAGCGGCCTGGACAGCCTCAAGTGGATGGAGCCGCGCGCGGTGGCTGACGTGATTCGTTACGAGCACCCGCAGATCCAGGCGATCGTGGTGGCTTACCTCGACCCGGACCAGGCCGGTGAAGTGCTGGGCAACTTCGATCATAAGGTGCGCCTGGACATCATCCTGCGGGTATCGTCGCTCAATACCGTGCAGCCGGCGGCCCTGAAAGAATTGAACCAGATTCTCGAGAAGCAGTTCTCGGGTAACTCCAATGCCTCGCGCACCACTCTGGGTGGCATCAAGCGCGCGGCGGACATCATGAACTTCCTCGACAGTTCGATCGAAGGCCAGCTCATGGACTCGATCCGCGAGTTCGACGAAGACCTGTCCGGTCAGATCGAAGACCTCATGTTCGTGTTCAACAACCTGTCCGATGTCGACGATCGCGGCATTCAGGCGCTGTTGCGCGAAGTGTCCTCCGACGTCCTGGTACTGGCCCTCAAGGGGTCGGACGAAGGCGTCAAGGAAAAGATCTTCAAGAACATGTCCAAACGGGCGGCCGAACTGTTGCGCGACGATCTCGAGGCCAAGGGCCCGGTACGTGTCAGCGACGTGGAAACCGCACAAAAGGAAATCCTCACCATCGCCCGCCGTATGGCCGAAGCCGGAGAGATCGTGCTCGGTGGCAAGGGCGGCGAAGAGATGATCTAA
- the fliH gene encoding flagellar assembly protein FliH produces MSAKSDGSPSDLIRARDVGGFDVWSLPSFDPHVPEPEPEPEEELPEMEEVPLEEVQPLTLEEVESIRQEAYNEGFAIGEKEGFHSTTLKVRQEADVALTAKLRALESLMLNLFEPIAEQDTQIEKSLVGLVQHITRQVIQRELAIDSSQIEHVMREALKLLPLGVGNVRLYINPQDFELVKALRERHEETWRIVEDESLLPGGCRVETEHSRIDATIETRISQIMAKLFDQLHEQALHPAAADLSLELPDEPQVDTPIDPDAAESDALELSTPELDGRDAP; encoded by the coding sequence ATGTCTGCCAAGAGTGATGGTTCACCCAGCGACCTGATCCGCGCTCGGGACGTCGGTGGTTTTGACGTCTGGTCGCTGCCCAGCTTCGATCCCCACGTGCCCGAGCCTGAGCCTGAGCCCGAGGAAGAACTGCCGGAAATGGAGGAGGTGCCGCTGGAAGAAGTCCAGCCACTGACCCTCGAAGAAGTCGAAAGCATTCGTCAGGAGGCCTACAACGAAGGCTTCGCCATTGGTGAAAAAGAAGGTTTCCATAGCACCACGCTCAAGGTTCGCCAGGAAGCCGACGTAGCGCTGACAGCCAAGCTCCGCGCGCTGGAATCGCTGATGCTCAACCTGTTCGAGCCCATCGCCGAGCAGGACACTCAGATCGAGAAGTCCCTGGTCGGGCTGGTGCAGCACATCACTCGACAAGTGATCCAGCGGGAACTGGCCATTGATTCGAGCCAGATCGAACACGTCATGCGCGAAGCCCTCAAGCTTTTGCCGTTGGGCGTGGGCAATGTGCGGCTGTACATCAATCCTCAGGATTTCGAACTGGTCAAGGCGCTGCGTGAGCGTCATGAAGAAACCTGGCGCATCGTCGAGGACGAATCCCTGCTGCCGGGCGGTTGCCGTGTGGAAACCGAGCACAGCCGCATTGATGCGACCATCGAAACCCGCATCAGCCAGATCATGGCCAAGCTCTTCGACCAGTTGCACGAACAGGCACTGCACCCGGCTGCTGCCGACCTGAGCCTGGAATTGCCGGACGAGCCCCAGGTTGACACCCCTATTGATCCAGACGCCGCAGAGTCGGATGCTCTTGAACTCAGTACCCCTGAACTGGACGGCCGCGATGCGCCTTGA
- the fliI gene encoding flagellar protein export ATPase FliI: MRLERTSFGKRLGSYAEATELAGQPILEGRLLRMVGLTLEAEGLRAAMGSRCMVINDDSYHPVQVEAEVMGFSGSKVFLMPVGSVAGIAPGARVVPLADTGRLPMGMSMLGRVLDGAGRALDGKGGMKAEDWVPMDGPTINPLKRDPISVPLDVGIRCINGLLTVGRGQRLGLFAGTGVGKSVLLGMMTRFTEADIIVVGLIGERGREVKEFIEHILGEEGLKRSVVVASPADDAPLMRLRAAMYCTRIAEYFRDKGKNVLLLMDSLTRFAQAQREIALAIGEPPATKGYPPSVFAKLPKLVERAGNAEKGGGSITAFYTVLSEGDDQQDPIADSARGVLDGHIVLSRRLAEEGHYPAIDIEASISRVMPSVISAEHLKRAQQFKQYWSRYQQSRDLISVGAYVPGGDRETDTAINLYPAMAVYLRQSLNDNIGMGASEAHLQSIFTPVAGG; this comes from the coding sequence ATGCGCCTTGAGCGAACCAGCTTCGGCAAGCGCCTGGGCAGCTACGCCGAGGCCACCGAGCTGGCCGGGCAGCCGATCCTGGAAGGGCGCTTGCTGCGCATGGTTGGCCTGACCCTCGAAGCCGAGGGCCTGCGTGCCGCCATGGGCAGTCGCTGCATGGTGATCAACGACGACAGTTATCACCCGGTCCAGGTCGAAGCCGAAGTCATGGGCTTCTCCGGCAGCAAGGTCTTTCTGATGCCGGTGGGCAGCGTAGCCGGCATCGCACCTGGCGCGCGGGTTGTGCCTTTGGCTGACACCGGTCGGCTGCCCATGGGCATGAGCATGCTCGGACGGGTGCTGGACGGCGCCGGGCGTGCCCTGGACGGCAAGGGCGGCATGAAGGCCGAGGATTGGGTGCCGATGGACGGCCCGACGATCAACCCCCTCAAGCGCGACCCCATCAGCGTGCCGCTGGACGTGGGCATTCGTTGCATCAACGGTTTGTTGACGGTCGGGCGCGGTCAGCGTCTGGGCCTGTTTGCCGGTACGGGGGTGGGCAAGAGTGTGCTGCTGGGCATGATGACCCGATTCACCGAGGCGGACATTATCGTGGTCGGGCTGATCGGCGAGCGGGGCCGCGAGGTGAAGGAGTTCATCGAGCACATCCTCGGCGAAGAGGGCCTCAAGCGATCAGTGGTCGTGGCTTCGCCAGCCGATGATGCACCGTTGATGCGCCTGCGGGCCGCCATGTACTGCACGCGAATCGCCGAGTATTTCCGCGACAAGGGTAAGAATGTCCTGCTGCTGATGGACTCGTTGACCCGTTTCGCCCAGGCCCAGCGGGAAATCGCCCTGGCCATCGGCGAACCGCCGGCCACCAAGGGCTATCCACCCTCGGTATTCGCCAAGTTGCCCAAGCTGGTTGAGCGCGCCGGTAATGCGGAAAAGGGCGGCGGTTCGATCACGGCGTTCTATACCGTGCTGTCCGAAGGCGACGATCAGCAGGATCCCATTGCCGACTCGGCCCGTGGCGTGCTCGACGGTCACATCGTGTTGTCCCGGCGTCTGGCCGAAGAAGGGCACTATCCGGCCATCGACATCGAGGCGTCCATTAGTCGGGTCATGCCGTCGGTCATCAGCGCCGAGCACCTCAAGCGTGCCCAACAGTTCAAGCAATACTGGTCGCGCTATCAGCAAAGCCGCGATCTGATCAGCGTCGGTGCCTACGTGCCCGGCGGTGATCGTGAGACCGATACCGCCATCAATCTCTATCCGGCAATGGCGGTCTATCTGCGCCAGAGCCTGAACGACAACATCGGCATGGGCGCCAGCGAGGCGCACCTGCAGAGCATCTTCACTCCGGTCGCCGGCGGATAA
- the fliJ gene encoding flagellar export protein FliJ, whose translation MATSRAARLAPVVEMAEKAEKTAVQRLAYFQGQVAVAESKLADLENFRLEYQEQWIARGSHGVSGQWLLGYQGFLAQLGTAIDQQRQSLVWHQNNLEKARQSWQEAFARVEGLRKLVQRYIDEARRLEDRREQKLLDELSQRLPRQDPY comes from the coding sequence ATGGCCACGAGTCGTGCGGCGCGTCTGGCGCCCGTGGTGGAGATGGCGGAAAAAGCCGAAAAAACCGCCGTCCAGCGTCTGGCATATTTCCAGGGGCAGGTGGCCGTCGCCGAAAGCAAACTGGCGGACCTGGAAAACTTCCGTCTCGAATACCAGGAGCAGTGGATCGCCCGTGGCAGCCATGGGGTTTCCGGCCAATGGTTGCTGGGTTACCAGGGCTTTCTTGCGCAATTGGGCACCGCCATTGACCAGCAGCGCCAGAGTCTGGTCTGGCACCAGAACAACCTGGAAAAGGCTCGCCAGAGTTGGCAGGAGGCTTTCGCCCGGGTCGAAGGGCTGCGCAAACTCGTACAGCGTTATATCGACGAAGCGCGGCGATTGGAGGACAGGCGCGAGCAAAAACTGCTGGATGAATTGTCCCAGCGTCTGCCGCGTCAGGATCCGTATTGA
- a CDS encoding STAS domain-containing protein, with protein sequence MSVVTEVSPDGQKLTISIKGRFDFGRHQEFRESYERLNKKPESIVVDLKEATYLDSSALGMLLLLRDHAGGEDSDIRIVNSNSDVKKILAISNFDKLFDIYPKEEAGKDSSGEKDKPQAGHLQDKLHPGKA encoded by the coding sequence ATGTCAGTCGTTACCGAAGTATCCCCCGATGGGCAAAAGCTGACGATCTCGATCAAGGGTCGTTTCGATTTTGGGCGGCATCAGGAGTTTCGCGAGTCTTACGAGCGGCTCAACAAAAAGCCCGAATCCATTGTGGTGGACTTGAAAGAAGCCACTTATCTCGACAGTTCCGCCTTGGGCATGCTCCTGTTGCTACGCGATCATGCCGGCGGCGAAGATTCGGATATCCGGATCGTGAACAGCAACAGTGACGTCAAGAAAATCCTCGCGATCTCCAACTTCGACAAGCTGTTCGATATCTATCCGAAAGAAGAAGCCGGGAAAGACAGCTCGGGAGAAAAAGACAAGCCACAGGCAGGCCATCTCCAGGACAAACTTCATCCCGGAAAAGCTTGA
- a CDS encoding ATP-binding SpoIIE family protein phosphatase codes for MLSDLEPLTVLIAEDSAADRLLLSTIVRRQGHHVLTAADGAEAVDIYIQQRPHLVLMDAMMPVMDGFEAAQKIKQLAGEQLVPIIFLTSLTESEALARCLEAGGDDFLAKPYNQVILAAKIKAMDRLRRLQATVVEQRDQISRHHDYLLNEQRVAKAVFDKIAHSGCLSAPNIRYLQSPYALFNGDLLLAAFNPAGDMHILLGDFTGHGLPAAVGAMPLAEVFYGMTAKGYGLAQILREMNAKLKRILPVDMFCCATLLCLSFQRCTVEVWNGGMPDGYLHDSLSGVRTPLPARHLPLGVLTPQLFDDRTEVHPMSLGDRVFLLSDGVIDTADDNEQLFGVERLQQVFSANREPDCLFEDIQQALRDFRGEPRDDFSMVEVRLVAPTQLNPPPPVYSDSGQSSPLDWSMSFEFRAQTLRRFNPMPYLLQLLLEVHGLRAQSGALYSVLSELYSNALDHGVLGLDSSLKRDASGFARYYSERNQRLDELNSGHVRVHVHVTPHGDGGRLVIEVEDSGQGFDVARVLARPADSNRLSGRGVSLVRQLSHQACWSDDGRSARVEFFWEALA; via the coding sequence ATGTTGTCCGACCTCGAACCGCTGACGGTCCTGATTGCCGAAGACAGTGCCGCTGACCGACTGCTGCTGTCGACTATTGTCCGTCGTCAGGGCCATCACGTGCTCACTGCGGCTGACGGTGCCGAAGCGGTGGACATCTATATCCAGCAGCGTCCGCACCTGGTGCTGATGGATGCGATGATGCCGGTGATGGATGGTTTCGAGGCGGCGCAAAAGATCAAGCAACTGGCCGGGGAGCAGTTGGTTCCGATCATCTTTCTCACCTCGTTGACCGAAAGCGAAGCCTTGGCCCGATGTCTGGAAGCCGGGGGGGACGATTTTCTGGCCAAGCCGTATAACCAGGTCATCCTGGCCGCCAAGATCAAGGCCATGGACCGCTTGCGTCGGTTGCAGGCCACTGTCGTGGAACAGCGTGACCAGATATCCCGGCACCATGACTACCTGCTCAACGAGCAGCGCGTGGCCAAGGCCGTGTTCGACAAGATCGCCCATTCCGGCTGTCTGAGCGCACCGAACATCCGTTACCTGCAATCCCCTTACGCCCTGTTCAACGGCGATCTGCTGCTGGCCGCATTCAACCCGGCGGGCGATATGCACATCCTGCTGGGGGATTTCACCGGACACGGTTTGCCGGCCGCTGTCGGCGCGATGCCGCTGGCGGAGGTGTTCTACGGCATGACCGCCAAAGGTTATGGCCTGGCGCAGATCCTGCGGGAGATGAATGCCAAGCTCAAGCGCATCCTGCCGGTGGACATGTTCTGTTGCGCGACCCTGTTATGCCTGAGTTTCCAGCGCTGCACGGTGGAAGTCTGGAACGGCGGCATGCCCGATGGTTACCTGCATGACAGCCTCAGCGGTGTGCGCACGCCATTGCCGGCGCGGCACCTGCCGCTGGGCGTGCTCACTCCCCAGTTGTTCGATGACCGCACTGAAGTACACCCCATGTCGCTGGGTGACCGGGTATTCCTGCTGTCCGATGGCGTGATCGACACCGCTGACGACAATGAGCAGCTGTTTGGCGTGGAGCGTTTGCAACAGGTCTTTTCGGCCAATCGTGAGCCCGACTGTCTTTTCGAAGACATCCAGCAAGCCTTGCGGGACTTTCGCGGCGAGCCGCGGGACGACTTCAGCATGGTCGAGGTGCGCTTGGTCGCGCCGACGCAACTCAACCCGCCACCGCCGGTCTATTCCGATAGCGGCCAGTCCAGTCCCCTGGACTGGTCGATGAGTTTCGAGTTTCGCGCGCAGACGCTCAGGCGGTTCAACCCGATGCCGTACCTGTTGCAGCTGTTGCTTGAGGTTCATGGGCTCAGGGCTCAGAGTGGCGCTCTTTACAGCGTGCTGTCGGAGCTCTACTCCAATGCGCTGGACCATGGCGTATTGGGGCTCGATTCGAGTCTCAAGCGCGACGCGTCGGGTTTCGCCCGTTACTACAGCGAGCGCAACCAGCGCCTGGATGAATTGAACAGCGGTCACGTCCGGGTTCATGTGCACGTCACGCCTCACGGTGACGGTGGTCGTCTGGTCATTGAAGTCGAAGACAGTGGCCAGGGCTTCGATGTCGCCCGGGTGTTGGCACGACCTGCGGACAGTAACCGGTTGTCGGGGCGCGGCGTGAGCCTGGTGCGTCAGTTGAGCCATCAGGCCTGCTGGTCCGACGATGGTCGTAGTGCGCGCGTGGAGTTTTTCTGGGAGGCTCTGGCATAA
- a CDS encoding Hpt domain-containing protein — MSEIHLDRDVLSTLKEVMEDGYLELLDTFLNDSEARLRVLHEVRDAEKLSATAHSFKGSSSNMGAIRLAELCGELEQRAKQPSLSGIEKLVSEIDSEFAHVRKLCREEREGFHC; from the coding sequence GTGAGTGAGATTCATCTGGACCGCGACGTACTGAGTACGTTGAAGGAAGTCATGGAGGACGGGTATCTGGAGTTGCTGGATACCTTTCTTAACGATTCCGAAGCACGCCTGCGTGTGCTGCATGAGGTGCGGGATGCGGAAAAGCTCAGTGCCACGGCCCACAGTTTCAAGGGCAGCAGCAGCAACATGGGTGCCATCCGCCTGGCAGAACTGTGTGGCGAACTGGAGCAACGTGCCAAACAGCCGTCGTTGAGCGGGATTGAAAAGCTGGTCAGCGAAATCGACAGTGAATTCGCCCATGTCCGCAAGCTTTGCAGGGAAGAGCGTGAAGGGTTCCACTGCTGA
- a CDS encoding flagellar hook-length control protein FliK, whose amino-acid sequence MPVTPNTLLQATPQAKPQAAVNSPAAAPEFGNKASSFAQVFARQAPAKSSTAPEPSVKQVRDQASDNTVKKDDGNETAAASETTVADSGKSLPADKPSTADDKVASDDGADTTETPVAEVASGDPAVDPALLPDMIATVVATEAEPAPVVATTMPQVAAAVAAPVAPLAAAAQASVAVDPEFDPAADPLDALPALRLAMEQSGHVSAASQAQSKTPAPASLDGEPTSVQTFAAGMASMLTVQADQNSTGPGSQGGEKAFGGLINEGLKDLTAASSDTRVDDFANRLAALTQAATPKTANAIPVNQPIAMNQSGWTEEVVNRVMYLSSVNLKAADIQLQPAELGRLDIRVNMVPDQQTQVTFMSAHSGVREALEGQMHRLRDSFAQQGMGQVDVSVSDQSRGSQGQEQQAQQQAQAGRTTSSGGRVDSVEEDLPASIAEVAATATSVIGTSAVDFYA is encoded by the coding sequence ATGCCCGTAACGCCCAATACACTGCTTCAGGCCACCCCGCAGGCCAAGCCTCAGGCCGCCGTCAATTCACCGGCAGCGGCCCCTGAGTTCGGGAATAAAGCCTCCAGCTTCGCCCAGGTCTTCGCCCGCCAGGCCCCCGCGAAGTCGTCGACCGCCCCCGAGCCATCGGTTAAACAGGTGCGCGACCAGGCTTCTGATAACACCGTCAAAAAAGACGATGGCAACGAAACGGCTGCCGCCTCCGAGACGACGGTTGCCGATAGCGGCAAATCCTTGCCCGCCGACAAGCCGTCAACGGCCGATGACAAGGTGGCCAGTGATGACGGTGCCGACACGACTGAAACCCCAGTGGCGGAAGTTGCTTCTGGCGATCCGGCTGTGGACCCCGCGCTGCTGCCGGATATGATCGCAACGGTTGTCGCAACCGAGGCAGAACCCGCCCCCGTGGTGGCCACGACGATGCCTCAAGTCGCGGCTGCGGTGGCGGCGCCGGTTGCTCCATTGGCCGCAGCGGCCCAGGCTTCGGTGGCGGTCGATCCTGAGTTCGATCCGGCGGCCGATCCGCTCGATGCATTGCCTGCCTTGCGTCTGGCGATGGAGCAGAGCGGCCATGTTTCCGCTGCCAGCCAGGCGCAGTCCAAGACACCTGCCCCTGCATCGCTTGACGGTGAGCCGACATCGGTCCAAACCTTTGCCGCCGGCATGGCAAGCATGCTCACCGTCCAGGCTGACCAGAACAGTACTGGCCCCGGCAGCCAAGGCGGTGAAAAGGCATTTGGCGGCTTGATCAATGAGGGCCTCAAGGATCTGACCGCCGCCTCCAGCGATACTCGCGTGGATGACTTCGCCAACCGTCTGGCAGCGCTAACCCAGGCCGCCACGCCAAAAACCGCCAATGCGATACCGGTCAACCAGCCTATCGCCATGAATCAGAGCGGCTGGACCGAAGAAGTGGTCAACCGGGTGATGTACCTGTCGAGTGTCAACCTCAAGGCGGCCGATATCCAGTTGCAGCCGGCCGAACTCGGTCGTCTGGATATTCGGGTGAACATGGTTCCGGATCAGCAGACCCAGGTGACGTTCATGAGCGCTCATTCCGGCGTTCGCGAAGCGCTCGAAGGTCAGATGCATCGCCTGCGCGACAGTTTTGCCCAGCAGGGCATGGGCCAGGTCGACGTCAGCGTGTCCGACCAATCCCGTGGCTCCCAAGGGCAGGAACAGCAAGCGCAGCAACAGGCCCAGGCTGGGCGCACAACATCGTCCGGCGGTCGGGTGGATTCGGTAGAGGAAGACCTGCCAGCCAGCATTGCTGAAGTAGCAGCCACTGCCACCAGCGTGATCGGCACCAGCGCGGTCGATTTCTACGCCTGA
- the fliL gene encoding flagellar basal body-associated protein FliL produces MAKSEAAAVKDPATKGKIKLIILIVVGLLLAIGVSVGATWYFMHNAQSKPAVAVEAAPVGKQPAIFEPMAPAFVANYTQNGRQRYMQVSITLLGRNQADLEALRVHMPLIRNNLVMLFSGQNFDTLATPVGQEMLRQKATASVQEVAQKELGKVVIEQLLFTNFVLQ; encoded by the coding sequence ATGGCGAAGAGCGAAGCAGCAGCTGTAAAGGACCCGGCAACCAAGGGCAAAATCAAGCTGATCATCTTGATCGTGGTGGGCTTGCTCCTGGCCATTGGGGTCTCTGTGGGGGCGACCTGGTATTTCATGCACAACGCTCAAAGCAAGCCGGCCGTGGCGGTCGAGGCCGCGCCGGTGGGCAAGCAGCCGGCGATTTTCGAGCCGATGGCGCCCGCTTTCGTGGCCAACTACACCCAGAACGGCCGCCAACGCTACATGCAGGTCAGTATCACCCTGTTGGGCCGCAACCAGGCTGATCTGGAAGCGCTGCGGGTGCACATGCCACTGATCCGCAATAACCTGGTGATGCTCTTTTCCGGACAGAATTTCGACACCCTGGCCACGCCCGTCGGCCAGGAAATGCTGCGTCAGAAAGCCACGGCCAGCGTGCAGGAAGTGGCTCAGAAAGAGCTCGGCAAAGTGGTGATCGAACAGTTGCTCTTCACTAACTTCGTATTGCAGTAG
- the fliM gene encoding flagellar motor switch protein FliM, producing MAVQDLLSQDEIDALLHGVDDGLVQTENAAEPGSVKSYDLTSQDRIVRGRMPTLEMINERFARYTRISMFNMLRRSADVAVGGVQVMKFGEYVHSLYVPTSLNLVKIKPLRGTALFILDAKLVFKLVDNFFGGDGRHAKIEGREFTPTELRVVRMVLEQAFVDLKEAWQAIMEVNFEYINSEVNPAMANIVGPSEAIVVSTFHIELDGGGGDLHVTMPYSMIEPVREMLDAGFQSDLDDQDERWINALRQDVLDVDVPIGATVARRQLRLRDILHMQPGDIIPVEMPEDMIMRANGVPAFKVKMGSHKGNLALQVIEPIERR from the coding sequence ATGGCCGTGCAGGACCTGTTGTCCCAGGATGAAATCGACGCGCTGTTGCATGGTGTCGACGATGGCCTGGTGCAGACCGAAAACGCTGCTGAGCCGGGCAGCGTCAAAAGCTACGACCTGACCAGCCAGGATCGCATCGTTCGCGGACGGATGCCGACCCTGGAAATGATCAACGAGCGTTTCGCCCGATACACCCGCATCAGTATGTTCAACATGCTGCGCCGTTCGGCCGATGTAGCCGTCGGTGGCGTGCAGGTGATGAAGTTCGGTGAATACGTGCACTCGCTATATGTACCCACCAGCCTCAACCTGGTGAAGATCAAGCCGTTGCGCGGCACAGCGCTGTTCATCCTTGACGCCAAACTGGTGTTCAAGCTGGTGGACAACTTCTTCGGCGGTGACGGTCGTCACGCCAAGATCGAAGGGCGTGAATTCACCCCGACCGAGCTGCGGGTAGTGCGCATGGTGCTGGAGCAGGCCTTTGTCGATCTGAAGGAGGCCTGGCAGGCGATCATGGAAGTGAACTTCGAGTACATCAACTCGGAAGTGAACCCGGCCATGGCCAACATCGTCGGCCCGAGCGAAGCCATTGTGGTTTCGACCTTCCACATCGAGCTCGATGGCGGTGGTGGCGATCTGCACGTGACCATGCCGTACTCGATGATCGAGCCGGTACGGGAAATGCTCGACGCCGGCTTCCAGTCGGATCTCGACGATCAGGACGAGCGCTGGATCAATGCTTTGCGTCAGGATGTGCTGGATGTCGACGTGCCGATCGGCGCGACGGTTGCCCGGCGTCAGCTGCGCCTGCGGGACATCCTGCATATGCAGCCGGGGGACATTATTCCTGTCGAGATGCCTGAAGACATGATCATGCGCGCCAACGGTGTACCGGCCTTCAAGGTCAAGATGGGCTCTCACAAAGGCAACCTGGCGTTGCAGGTGATCGAGCCGATCGAACGCCGCTGA